In Mangifera indica cultivar Alphonso chromosome 1, CATAS_Mindica_2.1, whole genome shotgun sequence, a single genomic region encodes these proteins:
- the LOC123223997 gene encoding uncharacterized protein At1g08160, with translation MNSLPPPPSPSLSPSTPLTLPPPPPPLSPPTPLMPPPGRQDSQAHLNQVMISKSSITKQHSPKLAAQNPDITTTTKAPILHHLRPRRTNLFIWFGAAFCLLFSLLLIFFGITTLIIFLVVKPRSPVFDTPSATLSTIYFDSPEYFNGDLTFLANFSNPNRKIGVRFEYLEIELYFFDKLISTQIMQPFSQQPGEKRLASVHMISSLVYIPQNFGVELRKQVLSNRIKYNIRASFKVKAGFGAFHYSYWLHSRCQIEMTGPPTGVLVAHNCRTKR, from the coding sequence ATGAATTCCCTTCCTCCCCCGCCTTCTCCATCCCTTTCACCATCAACACCACTTACGCTGCCTCCACCTCCTCCACCCCTTTCACCACCAACACCACTTATGCCACCACCTGGAAGGCAGGACTCTCAAGCTCATCTAAATCAAGTTATGATCTCTAAGTCATCTATAACAAAACAACATAGTCCAAAATTAGCTGCACAAAATCCTGACATCACAACAACAACCAAGGCACCAATACTCCATCACCTTCGTCCTCGTCGCACCAACCTTTTTATATGGTTTGGTGCAGCTTTTTGCCTCTTATTTAGTCTTCTTCTCATATTCTTTGGTATCACAACTCTGATTATATTCTTGGTTGTTAAACCAAGAAGCCCTGTGTTTGACACTCCCAGTGCTACTCTCAGCACCATCTACTTTGACTCACCAGAGTATTTCAATGGTGACTTAACCTTCCTGGCAAATTTTTCCAACCCAAATCGGAAAATTGGTGTGAGATTTGAGTATTTGGAAATAGAGCTTTACTTCTTTGACAAGCTGATCTCTACTCAGATTATGCAGCCTTTTAGCCAGCAACCTGGGGAAAAAAGGTTAGCATCAGTTCACATGATATCAAGCTTGGTTTATATACCACAAAATTTTGGTGTGGAACTTCGGAAGCAGGTGCTGAGCAACCGGATTAAGTATAACATAAGAGCAAGTTTTAAGGTGAAAGCGGGATTCGGTGCATTTCATTATTCTTACTGGCTGCATAGCAGATGCCAGATAGAGATGACAGGTCCACCAACTGGTGTGCTAGTTGCTCATAATTGCAGAACAAAGCGATGA
- the LOC123214772 gene encoding uridine kinase-like protein 3: protein MDSKSVVDMIEASSGVHFSGFHMDGLEARSTVTEHATTSTPKNMHKQPFVIGVAGGAASGKTTVCDMIIQQLHDQRVVLVNQDSFYHNLTEEELARVHEYNYDHPDAFNTEQLLQSMEKLRHGKAVDIPNYDFKSYKNVFPARRVNPSDVIILEGILVFHDPRVRELMNMKIFVDTDADVRLARRIRRDTVEKSRDIATVLDQYSKFVKPAFDDFILPTKKYADIIIPRGGDNHVAIDLIVQHIRTKLGQHDLCKIYPNLYVIQSTFQIRGMHTLIRDSQTTKHDFVFYADRLIRLVVEHGLGHLPFTEKQVITPTGSVYSGVDFCKRLCGVSVIRSGESMENALRACCKGIKIGKILIHREGDNGQQLIYEKLPQDISERHVLLLDPILGTGNSAVHAISLLISKGVPEANIIFLNLISAPQGVHVVCKRFPRMKIVTSEIDIGLNEDFRVVPGMGEFGDRYFGTDDDDQQMPTSFSPAQRFN from the exons ATGGATTCTAAATCAGTTGTCGACATGATAGAGGCCTCCTCAGGGGTTCATTTTTCTGgttttcatatggatggtttgGAGGCTAGAAGTACAGTAACTGAGCATGCAACAACTTCTACACctaaaaacatgcataaacAGCCTTTTGTCATTG GAGTTGCTGGGGGAGCTGCTTCTGGTAAGACTACTGTTTGTGATATGATTATTCAGCAGCTTCATGATCAACGTGTTGTGCTGGTTAACCAG GATTCCTTTTATCACAACCTGACAGAAGAGGAACTTGCTCGGGTTCATGAATACAACTATGACCATCCTG ATGCATTCAACACTGAGCAGCTGTTACAGTCTATGGAGAAGTTGAGGCATGGAAAAGCAGTAGATATTCCAAACTATGACTTCAAGAGTTATAAAAACGTCTTTCCGGCAAGAAGG GTTAATCCTTCTGATGTTATTATTCTGGAAGGCATACTTGTTTTCCATGATCCGCGTGTCCGAGAGTTGATGAACATGAAAATATTTGTTGATACAG ATGCCGATGTACGTTTGGCAAGGAGAATAAGACGTGATACTGTTGAGAAGAGTAGAGATATTGCTACTGTACTTGATCAG TACTCAAAATTTGTGAAGCCTGCTTTTGACGACTTTATACTTCCAACAAAAAAGTATGCAGATATCATTATTCCTCGTGGAGGAGATAATCATGTGGCCATTGATTTAATTGTGCAGCATATTCGCACAAAACTTGGCCAGCATGATCTTTGTAAGATATACCCTAATTTGTATGTCATTCAGTCAACATTTCAG ATTCGGGGTATGCATACCCTTATACGTGATTCTCAAACAACAAAACATGACTTTGTCTTTTATGCTGACCGTTTAATTCGATTG GTTGTTGAACATGGACTGGGGCATCTACCTTTTACGGAAAAGCAAGTGATTACTCCAACCG GATCTGTATATAGTGGTGTAGATTTCTGTAAGAGGTTATGTGGTGTCTCTGTTATCAGGAG TGGTGAGAGTATGGAGAATGCTTTACGAGCATGTTGTAAAGGTATCAAGATTGGGAAGATTCTTATTCATAGGGAAGGTGACAATGGTCAGCAG CTAATCTATGAGAAATTGCCACAAGACATCTCAGAGAGGCATGTATTACTATTGGATCCTATTCTAGGGACAG GTAACTCAGCTGTTCATGCTATTTCTTTACTTATAAGCAAGGGTGTGCCAGAAGCCAACATTATATTTCTCAATCTCATATCT GCACCTCAGGGTGTGCATGTGGTTTGTAAACGCTTCCCTAGAATGAAGATTGTGACTTCTGAGATTGATATTGGTTTGAATGAAGATTTCCGTGTTGTTCCTGGCATGGGTGAGTTTGGAGACCGGTATTTTGGTACAGATGATGATGACCAACAAATGCCAACCTCTTTTTCCCCAGCACAACGGTTTAACTAG
- the LOC123214782 gene encoding fructose-bisphosphate aldolase, cytoplasmic isozyme 1: protein MSAFVGKYADELIKNAKYIATPGKGILAADESTGTIGKRLASINVENIESNRQALRELLFTSPNALSFLSGVILFEETLYQKTSDGKPFVEVLQENNVIPGIKVDKGTVELAGTNGETTTQGFDSLGARCQQYYKAGARFAKWRAVLKIGASEPSELSIQQNAQGLARYAIICQENGLVPIVEPEILTDGSHDIKKCAAATETVLAAVYKALNDHHVLLEGTLLKPNMVTPGSDSPKVPPEVIAEYTVAALRRTVPPAVPGIVFLSGGQSEEEATVNLNAMNKLEVLKPWTLSFSFGRALQQSTLKTWGGKKENVSKAQEGFLARCQANSEATLGKYTGSSAGGLASESLYVKGYKY, encoded by the exons ATGTCTGCCTTTGTGGGGAAGTATGCAG ATGAACTTATCAAGAATGCCAAGTACATTGCCACTCCAGGCAAGGGAATTCTGGCTGCAGATGAGAGTACAGGAACCATTGGGAAGCGTCTGGCGAGCATCAATGTCGAGAACATCGAATCCAATCGTCAGGCCCTCCGTGAACTCCTGTTCACCTCTCCTAATGCCCTGTCTTTCCTCTCAGGAGTCATCCTGTTTGAAGAAACCCTTTACCAGAAAACGTCTGATGGGAAGCCCTTTGTTGAAGTCCTCCAGGAGAACAATGTGATTCCAGGCATCAAAGTTGATAAGGGCACTGTTGAATTAGCTGGCACAAATGGTGAGACCACAACTCAGGGGTTTGATTCTTTGGGAGCGCGGTGCCAGCAATACTACAAGGCTGGTGCAAGGTTTGCAAAGTGGCGTGCAGTGCTCAAGATCGGTGCCAGTGAGCCATCTGAATTGTCAATTCAACAAAATGCACAGGGATTGGCTCGTTATGCTATTATTTGCCAGGAGAATGGATTGGTCCCTATTGTTGAGCCTGAGATTTTAACTGATGGAAGCCATGACATCAAAAAATGTGCTGCTGCAACTGAAACTGTTCTTGCAGCTGTTTATAAGGCTCTGAATGATCACCATGTCCTTCTTGAAGGCACTCTCCTGAAACCTAACATGGTCACTCCGGGCTCTGACAGCCCAAAG GTACCACCAGAGGTGATAGCAGAGTACACAGTTGCAGCACTTCGCCGGACAGTCCCACCAGCGGTGCCGGGGATTGTGTTTTTGTCAGGTGGGCAGAGTGAAGAAGAGGCAACAGTGAATCTAAACGCGATGAACAAGTTAGAGGTGTTGAAGCCATGGACACTTTCATTCTCATTTGGTCGAGCTTTGCAGCAAAGCACACTCAAGACATGGGGTGGCAAGAAGGAGAATGTGAGCAAAGCTCAAGAGGGATTCTTGGCAAGGTGCCAGGCCAATTCTGAAGCCACTCTTGGAAAGTATACTGGCAGTAGTGCTGGTGGATTGGCTTCTGAGAGCCTGTATGTGAAGGGTTATAAGTACTAG
- the LOC123223988 gene encoding sufE-like protein 1, chloroplastic/mitochondrial, translated as MASSSISSSLRLFTTKSILTQKPRKSISLFYKPLTFSKISLYPLFVCRSSASSSLQPVEQLPPKLQDIIKLFQSVKEPKSKYEQLLFYGKNLKPLDTQFKTGENKVEGCVSQVWVRAYFDEEKNVVFEADSDSVLTKGLAALLVQGLSHRPVEEIVKVSPDFVVLLGLQQSLTPSRNNGFLNMLKLMQKKALELFLEAEKAKGSVEGSNSGPKIEGSGKDPILIDDNSINANLEGNAESNVETTEKLETLGSRGMRIRDKLEKELRPVELEVEDISYQHSGHAGVRGSDGETHFNLKVVSKEFEGKSLVKRHRLVYGLLQDELQSGLHALSIVAKTPSEVEGR; from the coding sequence ATggcttcttcttcaatctcatCCTCTCTTCGTTTATTCACAACCAAATCAATTCTCACACAAAAACCCCGCAAAAGCATCTCTTTATTTTACAAACCCCTCACTTTTTCAAAGATATCACTTTATCCCCTGTTCGTCTGCCGCTCTTCAGCCTCCTCCTCTCTTCAGCCCGTGGAACAGCTCCCTCCAAAGCTCCAAGACATCATCAAGCTCTTCCAGTCCGTGAAAGAGCCCAAATCCAAGTACGAACAGCTCTTGTTCTACGGAAAGAATCTCAAACCGCTTGATACCCAGTTCAAAACGGGGGAAAATAAGGTCGAAGGTTGTGTATCTCAGGTTTGGGTTAGAGCTTATTTTGATGAGGAGAAGAATGTTGTGTTTGAAGCTGATTCTGACTCTGTTTTGACCAAAGGGTTGGCGGCTTTGCTCGTTCAAGGCTTGTCTCATAGACCTGTGGAGGAGATAGTTAAGGTTTCTCCAGATTTTGTGGTGCTTCTTGGTTTGCAACAGAGCTTAACTCCTTCTAGGAATAATGGGTTCTTGAATATGTTGAAATTGATGCAAAAGAAGGCGCTTGAATTGTTTCTAGAGGCTGAGAAGGCCAAAGGGTCTGTTGAGGGTTCCAATTCTGGGCCGAAAATTGAGGGTAGTGGTAAAGATCCAATTTTGATTGATGATAATAGTATAAATGCGAATTTGGAGGGGAACGCTGAGTCAAATGTTGAAACGACTGAGAAATTGGAGACATTAGGGAGTAGAGGGATGAGAATAAGGGACAAATTGGAGAAGGAGCTGAGGCCTGTTGAGTTAGAAGTGGAAGATATCTCATATCAGCACTCTGGGCATGCTGGTGTGAGAGGGAGTGATGGAGAgacacattttaatttaaaggtTGTGTCTAAGGAATTTGAAGGGAAGAGCTTGGTGAAGAGGCATAGATTAGTTTATGGTTTGTTGCAAGATGAGCTGCAGAGTGGGCTGCACGCATTGTCAATTGTGGCAAAGACTCCATCTGAAGTTGAGGGGAGATGA